In Nymphaea colorata isolate Beijing-Zhang1983 chromosome 10, ASM883128v2, whole genome shotgun sequence, the genomic stretch TTTTATTGCTCTCACAAAGAACCTCCAAGTGGGTGGGTTTGGTTAAGACCAAGTGTGACCGTGAGACCCATTATGTTATAGTATACGTCccttttataattgtttttgttCCAGCTGACAGCATAAAAAGCAGAACCCgaaacacactttttttttttgtcttaataAATAATACCAAACAATGTGTATAACTTTGATCTTTTTGGAACActtaaaagcaaagaagaagctctaaatcagaatttgaatagaATCAGTCAGGCTGCTGATCCAACGATTCGTCGGTTACGAGTCAACAAAAAGGTattctacatgttaaaaataaaagaagcatatacaaaaagttaaaaataagaaacacttcaacacatttagaaataataaaaaataaatagtgcATGGCACTAGACACCTTTCTATCAGCCAATGAACCGAATTGATTTGCTACCAATCCCATTCGAATCAGCAGATTCAGACTGTCGTTTACAAGATACCATGCCAATGAGAATCTTAAAAGGTAGGTGTGCGCAAACAGCTTTCATATCCTCATCAAGTCTGTATTGCATCTTTTATAAGACCAACATAAAACCTACAATTCCATCCTCTACTAAGATGCCGGACGCACTTGTAAATTTAGGTGCCCAGCTTGGATGTAGAAATATCTTGCTGAAATttactcttatatatatatatatatatatattgaactaTCGTTTTAAAATCACTCAACCATATAACCCCGACCATTTATTTGAAGCATATATCCAATCATATTGGATCGGACGATTTTGATTGGATGGTTGGGTGAATTTGAAAAACTAGagctattatatatatatatatatatatatatatatatatatagtgtgtgtatgtatgtgagaatttttttttgctaatacTAATTTTTTCTACCCATATTTTGTGATTAGGGTAGCTCATCACATGTCTTGCCGTTCATCCCTTGAAAGAAGACAATGCCAGTCAGATTTGGACTCCCTTTTTAATAATCTCTTGTTCCAAGATTCGACGTAAAGGTGTTTCTTTGTGGGTGATATGTTTGCGTAGCTGCTTGAGTCATTGCATCCTCAACTTGACGGCCCATATATTCTTCAGATAAGGACCTTTATTCCAGCGACTGTTAGGCTTTTCAAATTTCTAGAAACATAGCTTTAAACACAGCAGCACATGTGCTTGTATAGATAATCCAACTTTTGAGATTTAAATCCTATCTGTTTGTGCCCATTTTGGATCACATATGAGGCATAAGATGTCCAGATAATCCAAACTCATGCACTCCTATACTTTAAATCTTTaatttttgggtgagcagaagGAGCATTTTATCTTATAGTTTACAAAACTATTTTAGAGTCGAAGCTCTCACCCAACCTTGAAAATACATAATCTGCTTTTGGTGCCTCGAGATGCCGCTACTATCATACTTCAATGGCCTCCCTTTTGCAGCACACTGGGTTGATGTCAGAATGAAAACTAGCCGCCTACCTGTCCTTGCCCCTACCATAGTGCCAACCCCTTCTAGGGTCTTTAAATCTTTAATTTCAAGATATGCAATGAAAAAGGTTTATGGTTGAGTTTCCATGTGACCTCATCTTCAAAAAGATACTCCTCACATCCCTTCAAAGAAGGAATAAATGGGACGAAAAGAGATGCTTCCAACAAGGATACATGGGACCTTTTGCTGGACTCTATCCATGATTCCACCTTTTCCCCTTGCCGCAGCTTCCTCTCGTCTCTCATTTGAagtatagtttttcttttttctctccaGAGAATTTCAAAATTCGTTCAAAGGTTCTTATCAACTTGACTACATTGTatcaagagaaagaaagagagagagagatagagagggaggaagggagtAGTATAATACCGTCttttagtgtatatatatataaagagagagagagagagtagtatAATACCTTTTtttagtatatacatatatatatatatatacactaaagAAGGGTATTATACTAATTCCAGACAAATTCAATAACCCAAAAGGACGTATATATTAGTTGTTTTTACTAGTGCTTTCTTGCTAGAAATTATGctcttgttaaaaaaaaaaagaaaaaaaaaaaacttggcaaACCAACTGTTTGTGGTTCTAAGGGCATAACTCAAAAGGCAAGCTTGGGTGCACGTGCAGCATTCGACCCCACAAAAGGTTATGTTTCTATACCAAAAAGAAGTGGAtctatgcaagttgaagcatatagTTACCCTATCGCTGGTACTGATGCAGTCGTATAGACTTTGAAGTCAAAAAGAAGGGAGAGCTGAGGCTCTCCATTGGTGAGATATCCTCCTCCtgacccaaaaaataaaaaaaaatgtatgtgaAAATATAAGGCCGTTGTTGCTTGCTTCTAAAACACACATACATAGAATTATTAACCTGAACATATTTACGTTCGATCGAGTTAAACCAAGTAAAAGCCCGCAAAAATAATAAGTGTGTCTAGGGATATTCCAGAAGTGGGTCGGAACATTCCCTCGCACAAAACCACGACGGTCTGGGACGGGTTTAAGTCCGGACGACGCACTCTGCTCAAAATCTCACCCCTTTCACAGTTTCCTCTTCCTCAGGGCTAACCTGTTTGGCAGATACCACTTTACCTGCTTGTAGCCTTACTAGAAAATCAAAAGTGTGCATTTTCTCAAAGTtaaattgtatatatacaatctGATAGGTGCCTTATCgatatgattttaagagtgatttgatgaaaaacatgcattaaatagtctttttttttttttactttaatcatattttttttagtatttgaaaaataaacagctcttataacatcataattttgatagtagaaagtccaaaacaatttgaattaaaacatgatttagaTTGAATTACTGTTTATGAAGACGTTAGAATGTTCACATtttatgtacaatttttttgaCACAAAATTAAGATGCCTGATTTTTGTCATACCTCAGACTTCTGGTATCTACCAATTACTCGAGGTACTAATACTTAAATATGATAATTTGTAAGGTCTGGTGGTGCAGGCAATTGCAGACACCAGCTCAAACAGCTTCCGCCACTGTATATAATATCTGATACTAAAAATAAGACATACAACtgtgtttttctcttcttattgAATTTAGATAATGAACATTTAATAAGAGAGATAAACCCGTAAATGGGTAACATCGAAATTATTGATTGCcagaaagtttattttttgtttagtcAATTTAAAAGAAGTTTAGATTTTCAGTTGAACCCACAGACGAAATTCCTGTGAAAAATCTATACATGCATTAAACTTGGAGAAACCGTCCAAGATTTTTGTAACAATTATAAAATACTTCTCGCCTTCAAAACCGAGTTATCTAAGCAACCAAACTTGCCTGGAAGTGAAAGATCAATTTTGCCACCTGGTTTGCACACTTGAACGTcttcactctttctctcttccatgGGACATTGATTGTATTGTAATAGCTAGTGCTAACttgaatatttatataaaagggaaaaattttgggttgatgtgggcaactgcccacctcAGCATATATTGTCCACACCATTCCTCTACTGGTAGTGACTAGTGAGCCTCGAGGAGCTTAAGCAGGCTGATACGTAATGAATGTATCTTGAGAAAAGAGAGCAGGCATGGCAAAGGCACCTCGGCCGCCATGCAGCTCTCTTTTATTGCCACGTTGCTTGTTGaatttatgtatttattatGAAACTCAATGATGTGGTTGAATTCTAACCTCAAATGATCCATTTTTCATCATGTGGTCTGGAATACCGTGAGCTgtgaattttccttttcctttttgagtaAAGAACAATACGCTTTCGAATTCCATGGAAAAATCCCGTTTCAAGTAGATGATCCTGTATgtacacacacagagagagagagagagagagagagagagagagagataatctAGATGGGGTAAAATACAAGTTTTCACTCTGATCAAATTACAGAGTTAAACTTGTTTTGGAATTACGGCTCCAGAAGAGTTCAAGGGTGttctttgtttgttgttttcaaAGCAGCATCCTGTTCTGGAATAGCAGTATATCCCGTTTGGTGTATTGTCCCAAGGTGAAGTCACGTGGAATTACAGGCATTTATACAACTTTGATCTCAAAAGAAATTCTCCTCTCCCATGCCATGTTGGGATAACGGTGTTTGTTTTCTCTGTAACATGAACGGAtcccagtaaaaaaaaaatggccatGGCAGAGGTCTAGAGGTATACCCAACTGCGTCTCTGTACAGTCTAATTTTCTAACctttgttcttttgttcttaGCTCTAAAAACAACCCTTTTAACCATGTGATCACAGCTTTCATGAATCTAATTCTTTCCATCATGCGTATATCGCAAAACGCCACTTCAGCCCATCAGACTTCCACTCTTTTTATGCATTCATCCGATCCCACTCTTTTCACTCcgttcatctctttctctctctcaacacaCACCCACCTTTTCTGGGTTACGCATGGTACTCGAAATTTTTTGAGATCGGGGGATTCTGATTCCCGCTCGTctccttccttttcctcctcgAGTACaattccttcttcatcttctgtgGCTTCAGAAACGATCAGACAGCTCAATCTTTATTCTCTCTCTGAGAGAGGGGAATCTCTCGCCTTGTTATAAATACCCATTATGACCGAAGACTTCTCTCACTGCATCACAGCCACCTTCGGTTACTGAAGTCCCCCTCGTTTCCCTCCCTCCTGTGATTATCTTCACCCTCCCTCTTTAATGGCCTCCCGTTCAGCTGCCTCTTCCTGGACTCCGAAGCAGAACAAATCGTTCGAGAGGGCCTTGGCGGTGTATGACAAGGAAACTCCCGACCGCTGGAAGAACGTGGCTGCAATGGTAGGAGGCAAGACTGCGGAGGAAGTCAAGCGTCACTATGAGCTCCTCATGGAGGACCTTAGGTCCATTGAGTCGGGCCATGTGCCCTTCCCTAACTATAGGTCCTCCATCAAGGACACCAGGGGAAGGGCTACTGCTGGCTTGACAGATGAGGACTACAGGTGACAATTGcattgatatatatgtgtgtttatgTTTAGTCCTCTCTGTAGCTATCCTTTTTGAACTGATAATTGCGTGAGTTAGCGtattcttcttttttacatGATCACTTCACATTTTTCATGGATGCCCAAATTGTTATTTAGTCTTTTCCTCTGTTCCTCTGCAGGCTGCTGATGCATTTGAAGTTGCAGCGTCAATGAGCTGTTGATAACAGGGAAGATGGCCTTAGCTTTTGTTCAGTACCATATGGGTATCTGTATATGGCCTTCTTCCTCGCTGCCTAGTGTGCTTTAGTTTATGTGGTGTGGATTGTGCTTGAATATATCATAGAAGGGGAGtttcttcttccatgttctATGAGTACTTATATAACATGAAGGCACATGAAACTTCAAAGTATATTATAAAGATAATACTATAAAAGAAATCTGCTCATGGATGCCTAGGAAGCTTTTCGGCATTcattattatatgtataatctGTGGGTTCTACACTTGATCGTCTGTTGGCTAACACCTCTCTacgtctctctctatctcttacACATGCACAAACACGCGTCGCCAAATTCTGCAATTTAATTCTCACCGCCACACAAGCAGCGTGAAGTGTTTCCTTATGTGGTTAATTACCTTCTTTTCGCGATTGAAGCGTCCATCTCGAATGGACACGGTAGCACTCTCTTCTCTGTTTGTTACTTTGCTGCTTTCTTTCGCTGTTTCTGTTGATCCACCGCCCAGAGGGCATTGCGGCTCCAGGTGGGCACTCCGCTGCGAACTGGATAAGGCGCTGCATCAATCAATCTTGATCATTGACAAGACATTACATGTGACTTAAAATTGTGTACAGAAACATCGTTTCTTTCCacttccctctctccctctcttttaacgtatatgtatatatttctcAACTGCTACGGTCTTAACATCTATCTatgacttcttttttctttgcttagtgtactatttttttgttcttaccgaactttaatatattaatatctGAACCATGGAAGATGGGACTGTAGAATAGGCAATCTTGCTTAACTGCATACTGCTCTGATCTCAACCTTGAGTAGTGAAGATCCATTGACAGGAAAAAAAGATACTGAAGAATTAGCGAGTCGTAATTCGTCAACGGAAAAAAGATGAGAATGGGAATGAAGAATGAATTACGATCTCATATTAGACTAAAATTTAATATGGTTCATCAATTAGAAGTTAATGTGGTTCAAAAAAAGCTCCTAGCCCTTATTTTGTTTGACCTACACCCTTGTCAAATCCAAACTTCTGCCACAAAAATAGAGAACTTTAGTTTCTTAGTTGGATGAAGCTAACgctaaaaaaaatgtcattttctgtGAATCACACTATTAGACACAATTCACTTTTTGTGCGTGCTTCAATTTTATAATGGTATCCCACCTGCCTACATGTGGCTCTAGTTTCAGTCAGCTAGCATTCATCGTCTTCCATGACTACAGAAAGTATCCAACTGGGTGTCTGAAAATGTGTAAAATTTTAGCCTCCGAAGTCTTTGGGGCATGGAAACATCCCAGGCCACTTAGTTTGTTCCCATGAGAGCCACAGAAAGTAGCCAGCTTTTAGTAGAATTCGAAAACAGATCTTATGATACTCTGTAAAAGGCGGAatcttggagagagagagagagagaacttttcTTTCATGCCTGGCTCCTTGCCGCAATTGCGATCAAGTGTATATAGCCTGGTGGCTTGCTTTTTGTGGTTCCTCGGCAATATGGACAAGCTAGAACTTTCCATGACTCTGTTATATTCTTTGGTCCCACTTCTCTTTTCATGAATGGTAcatccatatatatacatcGCACACACAGGGATTTCCTTGTGTTCTTTCTTATCAGCATCTCCTCTTTCAATCCTCAACATGCAAGATTTACCTGATTTTTGGAAGATTAAAAGATGCTACGTGCGAAACCTGTTAGTGTAAGTGGCTGAATCATGATATAATTTGCACCAACAATGATTCTGCTGCGACTGATTTCCTTTACTCTTTCAGTTGATCACACCCCCATTGATAAGGTCGGCTTGGACCCAAGTTCACATTTTATTATAAAGCATATAATTGAATAATTTTCCCATTGATAATGGTTGTTCAGTTAGCAAGAATCTGTGTTCAAATAG encodes the following:
- the LOC116261842 gene encoding protein RADIALIS-like 3, with product MASRSAASSWTPKQNKSFERALAVYDKETPDRWKNVAAMVGGKTAEEVKRHYELLMEDLRSIESGHVPFPNYRSSIKDTRGRATAGLTDEDYRLLMHLKLQRQ